The Periplaneta americana isolate PAMFEO1 chromosome 9, P.americana_PAMFEO1_priV1, whole genome shotgun sequence genome contains a region encoding:
- the Maf1 gene encoding repressor of RNA polymerase III transcription MAF1 homolog isoform X2 — MTYKTSFRIESYSCKMAGNDKQLYKRFNSEQGVTPHDLQALSPPQTALGISPGRCQYSRSISGDEDGPLCDTISRKTLFYLIATLNAAFHPDYDFSDAKSHEFSKEPSLQWVMNTVDSNLSATAGEQYRAMRGQLWAAVDDEICMNDCDIYSYNPDLASDPFGEDGCLWSFNYFFYNKKMKRIVFFTCRAINPIYPLESGFGSDFAMDEDEEEAY, encoded by the exons aattgaAAGCTACTCCTGCAAAATGGCTGGAAATGATAAACAACTGTACAAGCGCTTTAACTCTGAGCAAGGGGTGACACCACACGATCTGCAAGCCTTGTCACCACCACAAACAGCATTGGGAATTTCACCGGGGAGATGTCAGTACAG CCGAAGTATATCTGGTGATGAGGATGGGCCTCTGTGCGACACTATCAGTCGAAAGACATTATTCTACCTCATTGCCACTCTTAACGCAGCATTTCATCCAGACTATGACTTCTCTGATGCAAAAAGTCATGAGTTCAGCAAGGAGCCAAGTCTGCAG TGGGTGATGAATACAGTGGACAGCAACTTGAGTGCCACGGCTGGTGAGCAGTACAGAGCCATGCGGGGTCAGCTCTGGGCCGCTGTCGATGACGAGATTTGCATGAATGATTGTGACATTTACAG TTACAATCCGGATCTTGCATCTGATCCATTTGGTGAAGACGGGTGCCTTTGGTCATTCAACTATTTCTTTTATAACAAGAAGATGAAGCGCATAGTATTTTTCACCTGCAGAGCTATTAA CCCTATCTACCCACTGGAGTCAGGCTTCGGTAGTGACTTTGCTATGGACGAAGACGAGGAGGAGGCTTACTAA